One Malassezia restricta chromosome III, complete sequence DNA segment encodes these proteins:
- a CDS encoding ditrans,polycis-polyprenyl diphosphate synthase, with the protein METGAQRDERTERYPTVRNYSIIEKSRMIWNWIVDAVLRHALYSLSTGPLPRHIAFIMDGNRRWSRSHGMPVQEGHAKGFETLKRILELCLSLQRIEVVTVYAFAIDNFKRKASEVDALMELARTRLIELYQESEFVARHSIRIRIAGHREYLPPSVQETARRAEEETCHNTGPILNICFPYSAQAEICYAAQKAAKAGEPIIPDTVASHLMVPANIPVDILVRTSHVSRLSDFLLWQVNEHTQMHFIKQYWPTFGTYDLLSILLEYQRAHM; encoded by the coding sequence ATGGAGACGGGCGCACAAAGGGATGAGCGCACCGAGAGATACCCAACTGTGCGAAACTACTCGATTATCGAGAAGTCGCGCATGATATGGAACTGGATCGTAGATGCAGTGCTTCGGCATGCACTGTACTCTCTATCCACGGGTCCATTACCGAGGCACATTGCCTTTATCATGGACGGTAATCGGCGGTGGTCTCGATCGCACGGCATGCCTGTCCAGGAAGGACATGCTAAAGGATTCGAAACACTGAAGCGCATACTGGAGCTGTGCTTATCGCTTCAGCGCATCGAAGTCGTGACTGTCTATGCTTTTGCCATTGATAATTTTAAGCGCAAAGCATCGGAAGTCGATGCTCTCATGGAGCTTGCAAGAACACGGCTCATTGAACTATACCAGGAAAGTGAATTCGTAGCAAGGCACTCGATTCGGATTCGCATTGCAGGGCATCGCGAGTACCTGCCGCCCAGCGTCCAGGAAAcagcaaggcgcgccgagGAAGAGACCTGCCATAATACGGGCCCTATCCTCAACATCTGCTTTCCGTACTCGGCTCAGGCAGAAATATGCTATGCTGCACAGAAAGCGGCCAAAGCTGGTGAGCCCATCATTCCCGATACAGTGGCTTCACATTTGATGGTACCGGCCAATATCCCCGTCGATATTctcgtgcgcacgtcgcacGTCTCGCGGCTCAGCGACTTTTTGCTATGGCAAGTTAATGAACATACGCAGATGCACTTCATCAAGCAATACTGGCCGACGTTTGGAACGTACGATCTTTTATCTATCCTGCTAGAATACCAACGAGCACACATGTAG